The genomic interval TCGAGCCGAGGGTCGCCGGCCAACTCGCGGATCATCGCGCGGGCGAGCGTGGTCTTGCCCGCGCCGAGCCCGCCGGACAGGGCCACGAGGTCGCCGGGCCCGAGGATGTCGGCGAGGAAGGCGGCCATGTCCTCGGTCGCGCCCTCTTCGGGCAGCAACACCTCCCACGCGGCGCGACGCGGCGCCGATGACGCCGGTTGCACCCGGTCCTCGCCCTGCGACGGGCCGGGCTGCGGGCGTCCCGCCATGCCGTCCGGATCCTCGCTCAACGCCCCAATCCTCCGCAACGCCGCGAACGGCCACCCCGATCAGGGTTAAGCCTCCGCCCTTCTAGCGGGGGATGTTTAACCATTTTTAGCCGCCGCGGTGAGCCCTGCCCCTTAGCGGCGGCCAACCGCATCCCGATCCCGTGAACGCCCGGTCCTACTCGGCGGCCTCGGCGAGCCCGCCATTGCCCGGCGGCGGCTCGACCGGGAACAGGCAGGTGACGCGCGTGCCCGTCCCCGGTGCCGAGTGGATCTCGACCCGTCCGCCGTGCAGCTCGACGAAGGAGCGCACGATCGAGAGGCCTAGGCCGACACCGCGATGCTTGGTGCCCAGCGTGTTGCTCTCGAACCGGTCGAACACCCGGTCGATGACCTCGGGTGCGATGCCGCGGCCGCGATCGGTCACCGTCAGCCGCAGCTCCCTCCCCTCGCGCCGCGCCTCGACGCGGACCTGCTGGCCGGGCGCGGAGAAGCCGACCGCGTTGGAGAGCAGGTTGAACAGGATCTGACGCACCCGCTTGCCGTCGGCGAACACGCTGCCGACACCCTCCGGCACGTCGAGGTCGAGGCCGATATCGGATTCCGCCAGCCGGTCCTCGATGCCGCGGACGGCGGCTTCCACGGTGGCGCGCACGTCGATCGTCTCACGCTGGAGTTCGAGCGAGCCGGCATCGATCGAGGCGAGGTCGAGGATGTCGTTGATGATGACGAGCAGCGCGGCCGACGAGCGCATGATGTGCTCGGAATATTCGCGCTGGCGCTCGTTCAGGGCGCCGACGGTCTCGTCGCCGAGGAGCTGGGTGAATCCGATGATGTTGGTCAGCGGCGAGCGCAGCTCGTAGGAGACGTGGTGGACGAAGGTGTCGCGCAGTTGCGAGGCGCGCTCCAGGGCGTCGTTCTTCTCGGTCAGCGCCCGCTCCACGTTGGCGCTTGCGGTGACGTCGATGAAGGTCAGCAGGGTCGCGCCGAGCGGCAGCGGCTGCGAGGAGCAATCGAGTACCGTGCCGTCGTTGATGTCGAGGCGGCAGCCATGCCCGCTGCGGGTCTCGGACAGGCCGGTGACCGACTGGCGGATGCCGGCCCAGGGGCTCTGGTCCGGCGTCAGCGCCCGGCAGGCGGCGATCACCGCATCGACATGCGGCTTGCCCGCCAGCGTCGCCGGGTCGAGGCGCCAGGTCGCGGCGAAGGCGCGGTTGGCCACCGTGAGGCGCCCGTCGGCGCCGAACACCGCCACCGGCTCCTTAAGGGCTTCCAGGGTCTCGGCCTGCTCCTTCATCAGCGCGTCGTAGCGCGAGGCGAGCTTCATGCTCTCCGAGACGTCGTGGTAGAGGTAGGTCAGGCCGCCCTGCGGGTTGGGGTCGGCGACGACGCGCAGCGTCCGCCCGTCGGGCAGGTACCAGGGCGTGTCGGTGGGCTCGACCGCGCGGTAGGCGGCCAGGACGTCGGTCTTCCACGAACGGAAATCGGCCTGCTCGGGCAGTTTGCGCGCGGCGCGCAGGCGATCGAGGATCTCGCCGTCGAGCGGGCGGCCTTCGAGGAAGGCGGGGTCGAGATCCCACAGGCGCTGGTAGGCTGCGTTGTGGAAGATCAGGCGCTGGCGCGCGTCGAACATCGCCACCGCGGTCGGCAACTGGTCGAGGGTGCGGACGTTGGCGTCCATCTGCCGCTGCAGGTCGGCCCGCACGCTTTCCAGCTCCGAGACATCGACGGCGATGCCGACCCGGCCGGCTTCCAGCGTGCTCTCGCTGACATCGAGGGTCCGGCGCGCACCCGCCACCACCGCCGAGAGGCGCAAGGCCTGAGCGGGGAGGCCCGGCCGGCGCGCCTGCCGGACGATCTGTTCGCGGGCGCTCCGATCGAGCAGTTCGAGGCCGTGGCTCAGGGCGGCCTCGCGGCTCGGGGCCTCCACGGCAGTGGCGTAGGCCGCGTTGACGAAGGCGAGCGCCCCGTCCGGGCTCCGGTGCCAGATCGGCTGCGGCAGTGCGTCGAGCAGGCCCGCCAGCGCGGACAGACCGCGCTTGGCCTCCTCCAGCGTGTGGCGCAGCTCGATCAGCTCGCGGCGCTCGTCGGTGGTCTCGCGCAGGCGCAGCAGCGCCCGCCCGCCGACCGCCTGACCCTGCGCCTCGATGTAGCGCCCGGCCAAGCTGCGCAGGTTCATCCGGAAGCCGGTGCCACGCTCGCGCAGCGTCGCGACGGCGGAGTCGAGCAGCTGCGCGTCCTGCGGCGCGAGCCACGTGCCGAAGGCGAGCAGATGCCGGGAGCCGCCCTGAAGCCCGCGCGAATCCTGACTGCGAAGATCCTGATTCCGAAGATCTTGATTTCGAAGATCCTGGGCAAAGCCCGCATCGCCGACGATCGACGGCTCGCCGCGCCCGGCCCAGGCGACGAGAACCTGACGCTCGGAATGGAGCAGCATCTCGGCGCGGTCATGTGCGCCGCGAAGATGGGCGAGTTCGTCCTGAAGCGCGCGCTCCTTGCGCGTCCAGCCGACGCGCTCGCGCAGGTAGACCAGCGACAGGATGGTCGCGAACAGGATCAGGCCGAGGACGACGGCGAGGCCGGCAACGTTGTGCGTCTGCATCGTTCCCAGCATCGGCCTCGCTTCGATGGGCGGAGCGCCCTCGGCGAGTGCCGCGACCGGTGCCGCGACGACGAGGACGCCGACGCGCGACAGGGCGCGCGCCGCCCGTACCAGACCCATGTCCCGCCCCCACCCCAAACCCGGCACTCTCCGCAGGCCCTCGGGCCCACGCCTGGAAAGCTCCCGGACAGCACGGGGCAAACACCCGCTGCTGCGACCGGCTTGCCGCCGCCGCGCGGGCACCTGCTTCCGATGATTCGCGCCACTGTAACGCGGGGTCGATTCCGCCTGGAAGCGCCTTTGTGGCCCGGAGCCCGTCGGCCCTGCATTCCGGCGCCACACAGCACCCAAAAGCCACACCGCCGAAATCGGGACTTGACGAATTTTTAAGTCTTTCAGGGCGCCGGGCCACGGTCGAAATTTGACTCCGCGCGGCCGCGGCCACCGCGAAAACAGGTTCGCGGCGACC from Methylobacterium sp. AMS5 carries:
- a CDS encoding PAS domain-containing sensor histidine kinase, with the translated sequence MGLVRAARALSRVGVLVVAAPVAALAEGAPPIEARPMLGTMQTHNVAGLAVVLGLILFATILSLVYLRERVGWTRKERALQDELAHLRGAHDRAEMLLHSERQVLVAWAGRGEPSIVGDAGFAQDLRNQDLRNQDLRSQDSRGLQGGSRHLLAFGTWLAPQDAQLLDSAVATLRERGTGFRMNLRSLAGRYIEAQGQAVGGRALLRLRETTDERRELIELRHTLEEAKRGLSALAGLLDALPQPIWHRSPDGALAFVNAAYATAVEAPSREAALSHGLELLDRSAREQIVRQARRPGLPAQALRLSAVVAGARRTLDVSESTLEAGRVGIAVDVSELESVRADLQRQMDANVRTLDQLPTAVAMFDARQRLIFHNAAYQRLWDLDPAFLEGRPLDGEILDRLRAARKLPEQADFRSWKTDVLAAYRAVEPTDTPWYLPDGRTLRVVADPNPQGGLTYLYHDVSESMKLASRYDALMKEQAETLEALKEPVAVFGADGRLTVANRAFAATWRLDPATLAGKPHVDAVIAACRALTPDQSPWAGIRQSVTGLSETRSGHGCRLDINDGTVLDCSSQPLPLGATLLTFIDVTASANVERALTEKNDALERASQLRDTFVHHVSYELRSPLTNIIGFTQLLGDETVGALNERQREYSEHIMRSSAALLVIINDILDLASIDAGSLELQRETIDVRATVEAAVRGIEDRLAESDIGLDLDVPEGVGSVFADGKRVRQILFNLLSNAVGFSAPGQQVRVEARREGRELRLTVTDRGRGIAPEVIDRVFDRFESNTLGTKHRGVGLGLSIVRSFVELHGGRVEIHSAPGTGTRVTCLFPVEPPPGNGGLAEAAE